A region of Salmo salar chromosome ssa17, Ssal_v3.1, whole genome shotgun sequence DNA encodes the following proteins:
- the LOC106561249 gene encoding inositol oxygenase isoform X2, whose translation MRVVNIGPDPSLAYRPILDLEQKDKDKTEYRNFESGSLIDRVYNTYKLMHTNQTLDFVKQKHSEWSGCGHAQMEVMEAVISLDQLVDESDPDVDFPNSYHAFQTAEGIRREHPHKDWFQLVGLIHDIGKIMALSGEPQWAVVGDTFPVGCRFQNGIVFRGSTFVDNPDDKNPAYNSECGIYKPNCGLDNVLMSWGHDEYLYRVMKFNKCTIPEEGLYMIRFHSFYPWHSHGDYMHLCDDKDMSMIPWVREFNKFDLYTKTTELPDIKKLKPYYQSLIDKYCPGVLKW comes from the exons ATGAGGGTCGTCAATATT GGTCCAGACCCATCTCTGGCATACCGTCCCATCTTAGACCTGGAGCAGAAAGACAAGGACAAGACAGAATACAGGAATTTTGAG AGCGGGAGTCTGATTGATCGTGTGTATAACACATACAAGCTGATGCACACCAACCAGACCCTGGACTTTGTAAAGCAGAAG caCTCTGAGTGGTCAGGTTGTGGGCATGCCCAGATGGAGGTGATGGAAGCCGTCATATCTCTGGACCAGCTGGTTGATGAGTCCGACCCTGACGTCGACTTCCCCAACTCATACCACGCCTTCCAGACCGCTGAGGGCATCCGCAGGGAACACCCCCACAAag acTGGTTCCAGTTGGTGGGGCTGATCCATGACATTGGGAAGATCATGGCTCTGTCAGGGGAACCCCAG TGGGCTGTAGTGGGGGACACATTCCCAGTGGGGTGCAGGTTCCAGAATGGCATTGTGTTTCGAGGCAGTACCTTCGTGGACAACCCCGATGACAAAAACCCTGCTTACAA TTCTGAGTGTGGGATCTATAAGCCAAACTGTGGGCTGGACAATGTGCTCATGTCCTGGGGCCATGATG AGTATCTCTACAGGGTCATGAAGTTCAACAAGTGCACCATCCCAGAAGAG GGTCTGTATATGATCCGGTTCCATTCCTTCTACCCCTGGCACTCCCATGGAGACTACATGCACCTCTGTGATGACAAGGACATGAGCATGATTCCCTGGGTTCGCGAGTTCAA TAAGTTTGATCTCTACACCAAGACCACTGAGCTGCCTGACATAAAGAAGTTGAAGCCATACTACCAGTCTCTCATCGACAAGTACTGTCCTGGGGTACTGAAGTggtga
- the LOC106561249 gene encoding inositol oxygenase isoform X1, with product MRVVNIGPDPSLAYRPILDLEQKDKDKTEYRNFESGSLIDRVYNTYKLMHTNQTLDFVKQKHSEWSGCGHAQMEVMEAVISLDQLVDESDPDVDFPNSYHAFQTAEGIRREHPHKDWFQLVGLIHDIGKIMALSGEPQWAVVGDTFPVGCRFQNGIVFRGSTFVDNPDDKNPAYNSECGIYKPNCGLDNVLMSWGHDEYLYRVMKFNKCTIPEEVRMGVYGSTLAKRIQVYKNPAAQSVNSSAVPRQGLYMIRFHSFYPWHSHGDYMHLCDDKDMSMIPWVREFNKFDLYTKTTELPDIKKLKPYYQSLIDKYCPGVLKW from the exons ATGAGGGTCGTCAATATT GGTCCAGACCCATCTCTGGCATACCGTCCCATCTTAGACCTGGAGCAGAAAGACAAGGACAAGACAGAATACAGGAATTTTGAG AGCGGGAGTCTGATTGATCGTGTGTATAACACATACAAGCTGATGCACACCAACCAGACCCTGGACTTTGTAAAGCAGAAG caCTCTGAGTGGTCAGGTTGTGGGCATGCCCAGATGGAGGTGATGGAAGCCGTCATATCTCTGGACCAGCTGGTTGATGAGTCCGACCCTGACGTCGACTTCCCCAACTCATACCACGCCTTCCAGACCGCTGAGGGCATCCGCAGGGAACACCCCCACAAag acTGGTTCCAGTTGGTGGGGCTGATCCATGACATTGGGAAGATCATGGCTCTGTCAGGGGAACCCCAG TGGGCTGTAGTGGGGGACACATTCCCAGTGGGGTGCAGGTTCCAGAATGGCATTGTGTTTCGAGGCAGTACCTTCGTGGACAACCCCGATGACAAAAACCCTGCTTACAA TTCTGAGTGTGGGATCTATAAGCCAAACTGTGGGCTGGACAATGTGCTCATGTCCTGGGGCCATGATG AGTATCTCTACAGGGTCATGAAGTTCAACAAGTGCACCATCCCAGAAGAGGTGAGAATGGGGGTCTATGGTTCTACATTAGCAAAGAGAATACAGGTTTACAAAAACCCTGCTGCTCAGAGTGTTAACTCCTCTGCTGTCCCGCGCCAGGGTCTGTATATGATCCGGTTCCATTCCTTCTACCCCTGGCACTCCCATGGAGACTACATGCACCTCTGTGATGACAAGGACATGAGCATGATTCCCTGGGTTCGCGAGTTCAA TAAGTTTGATCTCTACACCAAGACCACTGAGCTGCCTGACATAAAGAAGTTGAAGCCATACTACCAGTCTCTCATCGACAAGTACTGTCCTGGGGTACTGAAGTggtga
- the lmf2a gene encoding lipase maturation factor 2, protein MGYIILPRRLFLWCMALIYMVAFVSLYLQIPGLYGNDGLLPARWQLRYSGKALWEQLLSSPTLLWLAPRLGLDTQTAMELLCLLGAALSLAATVLESLRDSMVFLFLWIIYLSMYQVGQVFLYFQWDSLLLETGFLCVLIAPVTSLRGWRAGREHDPVTFWLVRWLLFRLMFASGVVKLTSRCPTWWGLTALTYHYETQCIPTPLAWFAHQLPVWWHKLSVVATFAIEIAAPFLFLSPLRRLRLGAFYMQVLLQVLIILSGNYNFFNLLTLTMCLSLLDDEHIYFWLRKKYTPNPNQGSSLRWAGFVVEIAVWALIGLGTVTWFDLQINWDEGTVSSRTVFTFHQFNQFLKTVTFPSVWLGVLSLTWELVSAMFRCACVEGFFKRFLGTVQWTVFGAAAVSMFAISLVPFTFIEYDSNASVWPGVRQGYDAVSRYQLVNSYGLFRRMTGVGGRPEVVIEGSMDKVTWTEIEFMYKPGNLSAPPSVITPHQPRLDWQMWFAALGTHAHSPWFTSLMYRLLQGKTDVIELIQSDVSQYPFHQQPPMYLRAHRYKYWFTKSLADGSYPQRWWRRVYMEEFYPTVYLGDTFLESMLSQHGLKDKSLPRHVSEAAVPQVVKWVRSQVRGVSAPLLLWSLLFCSVALCLLRGLQLEITLKTKPTAAKAEPKPTATPHHPDAKEANSNDKYGLGQRQEEGREEEEEEEQEEEDAEEDERRGEDEESEIEENDVRDEVEEEEDGEEEEGSVD, encoded by the exons atgggCTACATTATTCTGCCACGCCGCCTGTTCCTTTGGTGCATGGCTCTCATTTACATGGTCGCCTTTGTTTCCCTCTACCTGCAGATACCAG GCCTGTATGGAAATGATGGCCTGTTACCAGCGCGGTGGCAACTGCGGTACAGTGGTAAGGCTCTCTGGgagcagctcctctcctctcccaccttaCTGTGGCTCGCGCCACGTCTGG GTCTTGACACCCAGACTGCCATGGAGCTGCTCTGCCTGctgggggcagcactgagcctggctgctacagtactgGAATCACTCAGAGACAGCATGGTGTTTCTATTTCTCTGGATCATATACCTGTCAATGTACCAG GTGGGACAGGTCTTCCTCTACTTCCAgtg GGACTCTCTTCTCCTGGAGACTGGGTTCCTCTGTGTGCTCATCGCCCCGGTGACGTCTTTGCGGGGGTGGCGAGCGGGCAGGGAGCACGACCCTGTGACCTTCTGGTTGGTCCGTTGGCTGCTGTTCAGACTGATGTTCGCCTCCGGAGTGGTCAAACTCACCTCCCGCTGCCCTACCTGGTGGGGCCTCACAG CACTGACATATCACTATGAGACCCAGTGTATCCCTACACCCTTGGCCTGGTTTGCCCACCAGCTGCCTGTCTGGTGGCATAAGCTGTCTGTGGTAGCCACCTTCGCCATTGAGATCGCTGCTCCATTCCTCTTCCTCAGCCCTCTACGACGACTTCGCCTCGGGGCCTTCTACATGCAG GTGTTACTGCAAGTGCTGATCATCCTGTCTGGAAACTATAACTTCTTCAACCTCCTGACTCTGACAatgtgtctgtctctgctggACGACGAGCATATATACTTCTGGCTACGCAAGAAAtacactcctaaccctaaccaag GTTCCTCGTTGCGGTGGGCAGGGTTTGTGGTGGAGATCGCAGTCTGGGCTCTAATTGGCTTGGGAACGGTCACATGGTTTGACCTGCAGATCAACTGGGACGAGGGGACTGTCTCCTccaggacag TGTTTACCTTCCACCAGTTTAACCAGTTCCTGAAGACTGTCACCTTCCCCTCGGTCTGGCTGGGAGTACTGTCTCTCACCTGGGAACTAGTCTCTGCCATGTTCAg gtgtGCGTGTGTGGAAGGGTTCTTCAAGAGGTTTTTGGGTACAGTCCAGTGGACAGTGTTTGGTGCTGCTGCTGTCTCTATGTTTGCCATCAGTCTG gtcCCATTCACCTTCATAGAGTATGACAGTAATGCCAGTGTGTGGCCGGGGGTGCGTCAGGGTTATGATGCTGTCAGTCGTTACCAGCTAGTCAACTCCTACGGCCTGTTCAGACGCATGACTGGGGTGGGGGGGCGGCCCGAGGTGGTCATCGAAGGATCCATGGATAAAGTCACCTGGacg gaGATAGAATTTATGTATAAGCCAGGGAACCTCAGTGCCCCTCCCTCGGTCATCACCCCTCATCAGCCACGGCTGGACTGGCAGATGTGGTTTGCAGCCCTGGGAACACATGCACACTCTCCCTGGTTCACCAGCCTAATGTACAGACTGCTGCAGGGCAAGACGGACG tgattgaGCTCATCCAGTCAGATGTGTCTCAGTACCCGTTCCACCAGCAGCCTCCCATGTACCTCAGAGCTCACCGCTACAAATACTGGTTCACTAAATCACTAGCTGATGG GTCGTATCCTCAGCGCTGGTGGAGGAGGGTGTACATGGAGGAGTTCTATCCCACAGTGTATCTGGGCGACACTTTCCTGGAGAGCATGCTTAGCCAGCATGGACTCaag gataagTCCCTCCCTCGGCATGTGTCTGAGGCAGCTgtgccccaggtggtgaagtggGTGCGCTCTCAGGTGAGGGGTGTGTCTGCCCCCCTGCTGCTCTGGAGCCTCCTCTTCTGCAGTGTCGCCCTCTGTCTGCTCCGGGGACTGCAGCTGGAAATTACACTCAAGACCAAACCTACTGCAGCCAAGGCTGAACCAAAACCCACAGCTACACCCCACCACCCTGATGCTAAGGAGGCCAATTCCAACGACAAATATGGTCTAGGACAAAGACAGGAGGAGgggcgggaggaggaggaggaggaggagcaggaggaggaggatgcagaAGAGGATGAGCGAAGAGGGGAAGACGAGGAGAGTGAAATTGAAGAGAACGATGTAAGAGATGAAGTGGAAGAAGAAGAGgatggagaagaagaagaggggagTGTTGACTGA